In Terriglobia bacterium, the following proteins share a genomic window:
- a CDS encoding thiolase family protein: MQDVFLLSAVRTPIGKFGGKLANLTSPDLGVAAAKAALDRSGLTPSYIEETIFGSARQAGNGPNPARQVSVRSGVPKETPAYTVNQACASGMKAIALGYQEIAAGNMDAVLAGGTESMSRVPYYLDGGRWGYRLGNQELVDGMYRDGFVCQLCKLVMGETAEILAEQYKITRDEQDQFALRSQQRAEAAIKSGRFKDEIVPITLQTKKGDEGFTQDEHPFLGATLDKMAKLAPVFSKTGTVTAANSSGITDGAAAVVLASEALVKRNNLKPLARIAGYASAGVDPRAMGIGPVPALAKLQAKSGLKLADFDLIELNEAFAAQVIACDRELHMDPAKLNVNGGSIALGHPIGCTGTRITVTLLHEMLKRKAKRGVATLCVSGGMGMALALEVV, encoded by the coding sequence TTGCAGGACGTTTTCCTACTCTCCGCCGTCCGTACCCCCATCGGCAAATTCGGTGGCAAACTGGCCAATCTGACATCGCCCGACCTGGGAGTGGCGGCAGCCAAGGCGGCCTTGGATCGCTCCGGCCTGACCCCCTCCTACATAGAAGAGACCATCTTCGGCAGCGCCCGGCAGGCCGGCAACGGTCCCAACCCGGCGCGGCAAGTGTCAGTCCGCAGCGGCGTTCCCAAGGAAACGCCCGCCTACACCGTGAACCAGGCGTGCGCCTCCGGGATGAAGGCCATCGCTTTGGGCTACCAGGAAATTGCCGCCGGGAATATGGACGCCGTCCTGGCTGGTGGGACTGAATCCATGTCCCGCGTTCCCTACTACCTGGACGGCGGACGCTGGGGCTATCGCCTGGGCAACCAGGAACTGGTGGACGGCATGTATCGCGACGGCTTTGTCTGCCAGCTTTGCAAGCTGGTGATGGGCGAAACCGCCGAAATCCTGGCCGAACAGTACAAGATCACTCGCGACGAGCAGGACCAGTTCGCTCTCCGCTCCCAGCAGCGCGCTGAAGCCGCCATCAAATCCGGCCGTTTCAAAGACGAAATTGTCCCCATCACCTTGCAAACCAAGAAGGGCGACGAAGGCTTCACCCAAGATGAGCACCCTTTTCTCGGCGCTACGCTGGACAAGATGGCGAAACTGGCTCCGGTGTTCTCCAAGACCGGCACCGTAACGGCAGCCAACTCCTCCGGCATCACCGACGGCGCTGCGGCCGTGGTCCTGGCCAGTGAAGCCCTGGTCAAGCGAAACAACCTCAAGCCGCTGGCTCGCATTGCCGGCTACGCCTCCGCCGGTGTAGACCCGCGCGCCATGGGCATTGGTCCGGTTCCCGCCTTGGCCAAACTGCAAGCCAAATCCGGCCTGAAACTCGCCGACTTTGACCTGATCGAACTCAATGAAGCTTTCGCCGCGCAGGTCATCGCCTGCGACCGCGAGCTGCATATGGACCCCGCCAAACTCAACGTCAACGGCGGGTCTATTGCGCTGGGGCATCCCATCGGCTGCACCGGTACGCGGATCACCGTCACCCTGCTGCACGAAATGCTCAAGCGCAAGGCGAAGCGGGGCGTGGCCACGCTGTGCGTCAGCGGCGGCATGGGCATGGCCCTTGCGCTGGAGGTGGTGTAG
- a CDS encoding septal ring lytic transglycosylase RlpA family protein yields MNRVLTALLATLVFVVAGIAAEPVPNHQQPQKKAIPKVVKGSKTSGGTSKPAKSEPKPYQVGEASWYGKQFHGRTTASGEDFDMFELTAAHRQLPLGTYVKVTNLRNGKWIIVRVNDRGPYVGNRIMDLSYSAARMLNFYGGIEKVRLDLIKPETVAVNRGYGGE; encoded by the coding sequence ATGAACCGAGTACTCACTGCTCTGTTAGCGACCTTAGTTTTTGTGGTCGCCGGCATAGCGGCAGAACCAGTTCCAAACCACCAACAGCCCCAGAAGAAAGCAATCCCCAAGGTTGTAAAAGGCTCCAAAACTTCCGGCGGGACGAGCAAGCCTGCAAAGAGTGAGCCCAAACCCTACCAGGTAGGCGAGGCCTCCTGGTACGGAAAGCAGTTTCACGGCAGAACGACGGCCAGCGGCGAAGACTTCGACATGTTCGAACTCACGGCCGCCCATAGGCAACTCCCTCTGGGGACCTATGTGAAAGTCACCAACCTAAGAAACGGGAAGTGGATCATTGTCCGGGTCAATGACCGCGGTCCGTACGTCGGCAACCGGATCATGGACCTGAGCTACAGTGCCGCCCGCATGTTGAACTTTTACGGGGGCATCGAAAAAGTCCGGCTCGACCTGATCAAACCGGAGACTGTGGCCGTGAATCGCGGTTACGGTGGGGAATAA
- the pyrF gene encoding orotidine-5'-phosphate decarboxylase, giving the protein MPAQTPEIESSPAALKLRERLIVALDVPNAREAVGLVRSIGDAAGFYKVGLQLFVAEGPEIVRELVGSGRRVFLDLKLHDIPNTVSHAVKSAVDLGASMLTVHAGGGSAMLAAAVEAAAGRLTLLAVTVLTSMDEDGLHEIGIPSAVTIQDQALKMAALARSAGCGGVVTSPREAAVLRKFLGDGPAIVTPGIRPAGAEVHDQKRIATPAAAIAAGASHIVVGRPITAAADPTQAALGIIREMEQSNSNQ; this is encoded by the coding sequence ATGCCCGCTCAAACCCCGGAAATCGAGTCCTCGCCCGCGGCCCTGAAGCTGCGTGAGCGATTGATTGTAGCCTTGGACGTTCCCAATGCCCGAGAAGCTGTGGGGCTGGTTCGGAGCATTGGGGACGCCGCGGGCTTCTACAAAGTCGGCCTGCAACTGTTCGTCGCGGAAGGCCCGGAAATCGTCCGCGAGCTGGTGGGCTCCGGCCGGCGTGTTTTCCTCGATCTAAAACTTCATGACATTCCCAACACAGTGAGCCACGCCGTAAAGTCGGCGGTGGACCTGGGCGCCAGTATGCTCACCGTGCACGCCGGCGGGGGATCGGCCATGCTTGCTGCCGCCGTTGAAGCTGCCGCGGGACGCCTGACCTTGCTCGCAGTTACCGTTCTCACCAGCATGGACGAAGACGGCCTGCACGAAATCGGGATTCCATCCGCGGTCACGATCCAGGACCAGGCGCTCAAGATGGCTGCCTTGGCGCGAAGCGCGGGATGCGGCGGAGTGGTCACGTCGCCGCGGGAGGCCGCCGTTCTGCGCAAATTTCTGGGCGATGGCCCGGCCATCGTGACCCCGGGCATTCGTCCGGCGGGCGCAGAGGTCCATGATCAGAAAAGGATTGCCACGCCGGCTGCGGCCATAGCCGCCGGCGCCAGCCACATCGTGGTCGGCCGTCCGATAACTGCGGCCGCTGATCCAACCCAGGCGGCGCTGGGAATCATCAGAGAGATGGAGCAATCGAACTCAAACCAATAG